One part of the Rutidosis leptorrhynchoides isolate AG116_Rl617_1_P2 chromosome 1, CSIRO_AGI_Rlap_v1, whole genome shotgun sequence genome encodes these proteins:
- the LOC139886610 gene encoding uncharacterized protein → MDQQTKVSPISTLQPGDWLKTIEAVVYRRWIAKRPNTQNPNGYSCILLDTYGNAIQDNTNYKDKDHFERMLQPSIQNFKLHMQTRKKMGRNYLNSTSLIFELQTEFESIPAKGYLQHYFEFESFNQVKAYSITDT, encoded by the exons ATGGACCAACAAACAAAAGTGTCACCAATCTCGACTCTGCAACCAGGAGACTGGCTCAAAACAATCGAAGCAGTGGTATATAGGCGTTGGATAGCCAAAAGACCAAATACTCAAAATCCAAATGGATACAGCTGCATTCTCCTCGACACATAT GGAAACGCTATCCAAGACAACACCAACTACAAGGACAAAGACCATTTTGAAAGAATGTTGCAGCCAAGCATACAGAATTTCAAACTTCATATGCAAACCCGCAAAAAAATGGGACGAAACTATCTCAACTCAACGTCTCTGATATTCGAGTTGCAAACAGAATTCGAAAGCATACCAGCAAAAGGATACCTACAACACTACTTCGAATTCGAATCCTTCAACCAAGTGAAAGCCTACTCAATAACAG ATACTTGA